One Babylonia areolata isolate BAREFJ2019XMU chromosome 27, ASM4173473v1, whole genome shotgun sequence DNA window includes the following coding sequences:
- the LOC143301264 gene encoding DNA damage-regulated autophagy modulator protein 2-like isoform X3, whose product MALCILLLKRRVHYLPVITFIFIIGSFIASYFIAFANENVDPIPYISHTGAQLPERCIFSQLVNIGAFLLGANMYVRFLQQKEQFKRSARHACDRRLCIAALVVGWLSAAGLSILANFQTSGIKPIHYAGAILALLMGLVYCWIQTSLSWRHHRKECVTYVQLANSILLSACLLTYIASKGTLKLKEHFKHGTKEGNLKPIYVVSTVSQWMTAISVMLFLLTFYPSFSKITLQAPRVLLHRNRTSHIANGNAHNGHATNV is encoded by the exons atggCTCTGTGCATTCTGCTGCTGAAGCGGAGAGTTCACTACTTGCCCGTCAtcaccttcatcttcatcatcggcTCCTTCATCGCCTC ATACTTCATAGCATTTGCGAACGAAAATGTGGACCCGATTCCTTACATCAG ccaCACCGGTGCACAGTTGCCGGAGAGGTGCATCTTTTCCCAGCTCGTTAATATTGGAGCGTTTCTCT tgggaGCCAACATGTACGTGCGGTTCCTGCAGCAGAAGGAACAGTTCAAGCGCAGTGCCAGACACGCCTGCGACCGGCGACTCTGCATCGCTGCCCTGGTGGTCGGCTGGTTGTCTGCCGCTGGACTCAGCATCTTAGCCAACTTCCag acaAGCGGTATCAAACCCATCCATTACGCGGGGGCGATTCTGGCGCTGCTCATGGGCCTGGTGTACTGCTGGATCCAGACGTCACTGTCCTGGCGCCATCACCGGAAGGAGTGCGTCACCTACGTGCAGCTCGCCAACAGCATCCTACTGTCTGCGTGCCTTCTGACCT ACATAGCCAGCAAAGGCACGCTGAAGTTGAAAGAGCACTTTAAACACGGAACGAAAGAG GGCAACCTGAAGCCCATCTACGTGGTGTCCACGGTGTCTCAGTGGATGACGGCCATCTCGGTGATGCTCTTCCTGCTCACCTTCTACCCCTCCTTCTCCAAGATCACGCTGCAGGCCCCCAGAGTGCTGCTCCACCGGAACAGG accaGTCACATTGCCAACGGGAACGCCCACAATGGCCATGCCACCAACGTCTGA